In one window of Brassica rapa cultivar Chiifu-401-42 chromosome A07, CAAS_Brap_v3.01, whole genome shotgun sequence DNA:
- the LOC103831449 gene encoding histone-lysine N-methyltransferase, H3 lysine-9 specific SUVH3 has product MLVSFLTGVLAMEGVPNPNHYDKSIVLDVKPLRSLKPVFPNGNQGPPFVGVPPFGPSSTGYSPFFPFGSQPPTQDTPDLNQTQYTPPPSFVPPLQSYRSPTTTASNGPSSSTGAKRGRPKGSGNAKKKDKTVPQEPTLDVQVVKRFSGVFDSGISAAEREDGNVDLVSTVLMRFDAVRRRLSQVEYAKAATAKAAGSLMSNGVRTNMKKRVGTVPGIEVGDIFFSRIEMCLVGLHMQTMAGIDYITSKAAGADEEPLATSIVSAGRYDGEAQDPESLIYSGQGGNADKNKQASDQKLERGNLALERSLRKGNGVRVIRGEEDPASKTGKIYIYDGLYTISESWVEKGKSGCNTFKYRLVRVPGQPPAFGFWKAVHKWKEGLMTPRRGLILPDITSGVESKPVSLVNDFDDEKGPSYFTYISTLKHSEAFRITQQNTATGCSCRGSCAPGDLNCSCIRMNGGDLPYLNGVMLVSRRPMVYECGSTCPCNAGCKNKVIQTGLKFRMEVFKTANRGWGLRSWDPIRAGSFICEYAGEVKDQETLRMDQEEDEYVFDTSRVYNSFKWNYEPALVDEDPSDELSEEFNLPAPLLISAKSFGNVARFMNHSCSPNVLWQPVISEGNGEPVVHIAFFAIRHIPPMAELTYDYGVSLTSESRDGSLLHGKRQCNCGSVKCRDSFG; this is encoded by the coding sequence ATGTTGGTCTCATTTTTGACAGGAGTTTTAGCAATGGAAGGAGTTCCAAATCCTAACCATTATGACAAGTCTATAGTGCTAGATGTTAAACCACTGAGAAGTCTAAAACCTGTTTTTCCAAATGGCAATCAAGGTCCACCCTTTGTTGGAGTTCCACCTTTTGGCCCTTCTTCTACAGGCTACTCACCTTTCTTCCCATTTGGATCACAACCACCTACACAAGACACTCCAGATCTCAACCAGACTCAGTACACACCTCCTCCATCGTTTGTTCCACCTCTTCAATCATACAGATCTCCCACTACCACTGCATCAAACGGCCCTAGCAGCTCAACCGGAGCTAAAAGAGGTCGTCCTAAGGGAAGCGGCAACGCCAAGAAAAAAGACAAGACAGTCCCCCAAGAGCCTACTTTGGATGTTCAGGTTGTGAAGCGTTTCAGTGGAGTTTTCGACAGCGGGATCAGTGCAGCAGAGCGAGAAGACGGCAATGTGGACTTAGTAAGCACCGTGCTGATGCGTTTTGATGCTGTTAGGAGGCGTCTCAGTCAAGTGGAGTACGCAAAGGCCGCGACCGCTAAAGCAGCAGGCTCTTTGATGAGCAACGGGGTGAGGACAAACATGAAAAAGAGAGTTGGAACGGTTCCAGGAATCGAAGTTGGAGATATCTTCTTTTCACGGATAGAGATGTGCTTAGTGGGTCTCCACATGCAGACAATGGCCGGCATTGACTACATAACGAGCAAAGCAGCAGGTGCAGATGAGGAGCCTCTAGCTACCAGCATTGTTTCAGCCGGACGCTATGACGGCGAGGCCCAGGATCCTGAGTCTTTAATCTACAGCGGACAAGGAGGGAATGCAGACAAGAACAAACAAGCGTCTGATCAGAAGCTTGAGAGAGGGAATCTTGCGTTAGAGAGAAGCTTGAGGAAAGGGAATGGAGTTAGAGTTATCAGAGGAGAAGAGGATCCAGCTAGTAAAACGGGGAAGATCTATATTTACGATGGGCTTTATACAATCTCGGAGTCATGGGTGGAGAAAGGCAAGTCTGGCTGCAACACGTTTAAGTATAGATTGGTGAGAGTGCCAGGTCAGCCACCTGCTTTTGGGTTCTGGAAAGCTGTTCATAAGTGGAAAGAAGGTTTGATGACTCCAAGAAGAGGACTTATACTTCCGGATATCACTTCAGGTGTTGAGAGCAAACCTGTTTCCCTTGTGAATGACTTTGATGATGAGAAGGGGCCTTCTTATTTTACTTACATCTCCACTCTCAAACACTCTGAAGCCTTTAGAATAACCCAGCAGAACACAGCAACTGGTTGCTCCTGCCGTGGCTCGTGTGCGCCGGGAGATCTAAACTGCTCTTGCATCAGAATGAACGGTGGCGATCTTCCTTACCTTAACGGCGTTATGCTTGTTTCCAGGAGGCCAATGGTATATGAATGTGGTTCAACCTGTCCGTGTAACGCCGGTTGCAAAAACAAAGTGATTCAGACAGGACTTAAGTTCCGGATGGAGGTGTTTAAGACGGCGAACCGTGGTTGGGGTTTACGGTCGTGGGATCCCATTCGTGCTGGTTCTTTCATATGTGAATATGCTGGTGAGGTCAAAGACCAAGAAACACTTAGAATGGACCAAGAAGAGGATGAGTATGTCTTTGACACATCGCGTGTTTATAACTCGTTTAAATGGAACTATGAGCCTGCGTTAGTAGATGAGGATCCTTCAGATGAACTCTCTGAGGAGTTTAATCTCCCAGCACCGCTCCTGATCAGTGCTAAGAGTTTTGGAAATGTAGCTCGGTTCATGAACCATAGCTGCTCCCCCAACGTTCTGTGGCAGCCAGTTATTTCTGAAGGAAATGGTGAACCGGTTGTCCACATTGCCTTCTTTGCCATTCGTCACATTCCTCCAATGGCTGAACTGACTTATGATTATGGAGTCTCCCTTACATCTGAGTCCAGAGATGGGAGCCTTTTACATGGAAAGAGGCAGTGTAACTGTGGTTCTGTGAAATGCCGCGATTCATTTGGATAA
- the LOC117126646 gene encoding histone-lysine N-methyltransferase, H3 lysine-9 specific SUVH3-like, producing the protein MEGVPNPNHYDKSIVLDVKPLRSLKPVFPNGNQGPPFVGVPPFGPSSTGYSPFFPFGSQPPTQDTPDLNQTQYTPPPSFVPPLQSYRSPTTTASNGPSSSTGAKRGRPKGSGNAKKKDKTVPQEPTLDVQVVKRFSGVFDSGISAAEREDGNVDLVSTVLMRFDAVRRRLSQVEYAKAATAKAAGSLMSNGVRTNMKKRVGTVPGIEVGDIFFSRIEMCLVGLHMQTMAGIDYITSKAAGADEEPLATSIVSAGRYDGEAQDPESLIYSGQGGNADKNKQASDQKLERGNLALERSLRKGNGVRVIRGEEDPASKTGKIYIYDGLYTISESWVEKGKSGCNTFKYRLVRVPGQPPAFGFWKAVHKWKEGLMTPRRGLILPDITSGVESKPVSLVNDFDDEKGPSYFTYISTLKHSEAFRITQQNTATGCSCRGSCAPGDLNCSCIRMNGGDLPYLNGVMLVSRRPMVYECGSTCPCNAGCKNKVIQTGLKFRMEVFKTANRGWGLRSWDPIRAGSFICEYAGEVKDQETLRMDQEEDEYVFDTSRVYNSFKWNYEPALVDEDPSDELSEEFNLPAPLLISAKSFGNVARFMNHSCSVYKI; encoded by the coding sequence ATGGAAGGAGTTCCAAATCCTAACCATTATGACAAGTCTATAGTGCTAGATGTTAAACCACTGAGAAGTCTAAAACCTGTTTTTCCAAATGGCAATCAAGGTCCACCCTTTGTTGGAGTTCCACCTTTTGGCCCTTCTTCTACAGGCTACTCACCTTTCTTCCCATTTGGATCACAACCACCTACACAAGACACTCCAGATCTCAACCAGACTCAGTACACACCTCCTCCATCGTTTGTTCCACCTCTTCAATCATACAGATCTCCCACTACCACTGCATCAAACGGCCCTAGCAGCTCAACCGGAGCTAAAAGAGGTCGTCCTAAGGGAAGCGGCAACGCCAAGAAAAAAGACAAGACAGTCCCCCAAGAGCCTACTTTGGATGTTCAGGTTGTGAAGCGTTTCAGTGGAGTTTTCGACAGCGGGATCAGTGCAGCAGAGCGAGAAGACGGCAATGTGGACTTAGTAAGCACCGTGCTGATGCGTTTTGATGCTGTTAGGAGGCGTCTCAGTCAAGTGGAGTACGCAAAGGCCGCGACCGCTAAAGCAGCAGGCTCTTTGATGAGCAACGGGGTGAGGACAAACATGAAAAAGAGAGTTGGAACGGTTCCAGGAATCGAAGTTGGAGATATCTTCTTTTCACGGATAGAGATGTGCTTAGTGGGTCTCCACATGCAGACAATGGCCGGCATTGACTACATAACGAGCAAAGCAGCAGGTGCAGATGAGGAGCCTCTAGCTACCAGCATTGTTTCAGCCGGACGCTATGACGGCGAGGCCCAGGATCCTGAGTCTTTAATCTACAGCGGACAAGGAGGGAATGCAGACAAGAACAAACAAGCGTCTGATCAGAAGCTTGAGAGAGGGAATCTTGCGTTAGAGAGAAGCTTGAGGAAAGGGAATGGAGTTAGAGTTATCAGAGGAGAAGAGGATCCAGCTAGTAAAACGGGGAAGATCTATATTTACGATGGGCTTTATACAATCTCGGAGTCATGGGTGGAGAAAGGCAAGTCTGGCTGCAACACGTTTAAGTATAGATTGGTGAGAGTGCCAGGTCAGCCACCTGCTTTTGGGTTCTGGAAAGCTGTTCATAAGTGGAAAGAAGGTTTGATGACTCCAAGAAGAGGACTTATACTTCCGGATATCACTTCAGGTGTTGAGAGCAAACCTGTTTCCCTTGTGAATGACTTTGATGATGAGAAGGGGCCTTCTTATTTTACTTACATCTCCACTCTCAAACACTCTGAAGCCTTTAGAATAACCCAGCAGAACACAGCAACTGGTTGCTCCTGCCGTGGCTCGTGTGCGCCGGGAGATCTAAACTGCTCTTGCATCAGAATGAACGGTGGCGATCTTCCTTACCTTAACGGCGTTATGCTTGTTTCCAGGAGGCCAATGGTATATGAATGTGGTTCAACCTGTCCGTGTAACGCCGGTTGCAAAAACAAAGTGATTCAGACAGGACTTAAGTTCCGGATGGAGGTGTTTAAGACGGCGAACCGTGGTTGGGGTTTACGGTCGTGGGATCCCATTCGTGCTGGTTCTTTCATATGTGAATATGCTGGTGAGGTCAAAGACCAAGAAACACTTAGAATGGACCAAGAAGAGGATGAGTATGTCTTTGACACATCGCGTGTTTATAACTCGTTTAAATGGAACTATGAGCCTGCGTTAGTAGATGAGGATCCTTCAGATGAACTCTCTGAGGAGTTTAATCTCCCAGCACCGCTCCTGATCAGTGCTAAGAGTTTTGGAAATGTAGCTCGGTTCATGAACCATAGCTGCTCGGTCTACAAAATATAG